The following are from one region of the Hydrogenophaga sp. BPS33 genome:
- a CDS encoding IS110 family transposase translates to MQEVHVFIGVDVAKAELVVATASQPGCRSIANEVGAISAWLRELPDNTLVAMESTGRYHQLLATLAHAAGLQVFVLNARDVFFYARALGARAKTDRLDAHVIARYLLEHHEHLHPWQACCPALAQVNTLLAQRWTVVTKRTALHQSLQGCDAAIAAELGALDAAFATLLKAMDARIAALFAKDARLAEQRALLQSIVGVGAQSSALLASVLAQLDFASADALVAYSGLDPRACDSGRSRGHRRLSKRGQPALRRQMYLAAMSACHTKTFEATYKALRQRGLKTTEALVVLARKLLRIAFAVWRSGKPFEPQRYAPSA, encoded by the coding sequence ATGCAAGAAGTCCATGTGTTCATCGGGGTAGATGTGGCCAAGGCCGAACTCGTCGTCGCCACGGCCTCCCAACCAGGATGCCGCAGCATCGCCAACGAGGTCGGCGCCATCAGCGCCTGGCTGCGTGAGCTACCAGACAACACCCTTGTGGCCATGGAGTCCACCGGGCGCTACCACCAACTGCTCGCCACCCTGGCACACGCAGCGGGTCTGCAGGTGTTCGTGCTCAACGCCCGCGATGTGTTCTTCTACGCCCGCGCCCTGGGCGCTCGGGCCAAGACCGATCGGCTCGATGCCCATGTGATCGCCCGTTACCTTCTTGAACATCATGAGCACCTGCACCCCTGGCAGGCTTGCTGCCCCGCGCTCGCTCAGGTCAACACCCTGCTCGCGCAGCGTTGGACGGTAGTGACCAAACGCACCGCGCTGCACCAGTCGCTACAGGGCTGTGATGCAGCCATCGCTGCCGAGCTAGGGGCCCTGGATGCGGCCTTCGCCACGCTGCTCAAGGCCATGGATGCGCGCATCGCAGCACTGTTCGCAAAGGATGCCCGCTTGGCAGAGCAACGGGCTCTACTGCAAAGCATCGTGGGCGTGGGCGCGCAAAGCAGTGCATTGCTGGCCAGCGTGCTGGCCCAGCTGGACTTTGCCAGCGCCGATGCCTTGGTGGCCTACAGTGGGCTGGACCCGCGTGCCTGTGATTCGGGCCGCAGCCGAGGCCACCGAAGGCTCTCAAAACGCGGACAACCGGCTCTACGACGCCAGATGTACCTCGCCGCCATGTCGGCCTGCCACACCAAGACATTTGAAGCCACTTACAAGGCTTTGCGCCAGCGCGGCCTGAAGACCACCGAAGCCCTCGTTGTACTGGCTCGCAAGCTCCTGCGTATCGCCTTTGCCGTCTGGCGCTCTGGCAAACCATTCGAGCCTCAGCGATATGCACCCAGCGCTTGA
- a CDS encoding cytochrome c, with protein sequence MSLRRKLTQGLGALVLTGVAAFAWLAWPAQPIAIEPAPTTVPLNDPHTIERGRYLSVLGNCQACHTARGGTPFAGGMGIVTPFGTVYGSNLTPGSDGLGAWSADDFWRALHHGQARDGRWLNPAFPYNNTTHLTREDSDALYAFFRSLPASDKVVPAHDLRWPYNTQFALKAWRTLYFRAEAYTPPQPGASSAELLRGAYLVNGPGHCSACHVPRDALGGQSDLLGLSGGLIPMQRWYAPSLLDPAEAGVQNWSVDEIVALFKDGRARDALVSGPMAEVVQHSTQHWKAEDLQAMARYLQQLPVEHTTRRQAPSAPDSRTLSAGAKQYEQHCAQCHGAQGEGVRHNGAIAYPPLAGNRTVTMASPANLVQIVLNGGFGPVTRGHPRPFGMPPFVLQMSDSELAEVLSYVRTQWGNQAEPVSSLDVQQMRGPLR encoded by the coding sequence GTGAGCCTGCGCCGCAAACTCACACAAGGACTGGGCGCATTGGTGCTCACGGGCGTGGCCGCGTTCGCCTGGCTGGCCTGGCCCGCCCAACCCATCGCGATCGAACCCGCACCCACCACGGTCCCGCTGAACGACCCGCACACCATCGAGCGTGGGCGCTACCTCTCGGTGCTGGGCAACTGCCAGGCCTGCCACACCGCACGCGGCGGCACGCCGTTCGCGGGCGGCATGGGCATCGTCACGCCCTTTGGCACGGTCTACGGTAGCAACCTCACGCCCGGCAGCGACGGCCTGGGCGCATGGAGCGCCGACGACTTCTGGCGCGCGCTGCACCACGGCCAGGCACGCGATGGCCGCTGGCTCAACCCGGCCTTCCCTTACAACAACACCACGCACCTCACGCGCGAAGACAGCGACGCGCTCTACGCCTTCTTCCGCAGCTTGCCCGCCAGCGACAAGGTGGTGCCCGCGCACGACCTGCGCTGGCCCTACAACACGCAGTTCGCGCTCAAGGCCTGGCGCACGCTGTACTTCCGGGCCGAGGCCTACACGCCGCCGCAGCCAGGCGCCTCGTCGGCCGAGTTGTTGCGCGGGGCCTATCTCGTCAACGGCCCTGGCCACTGCAGCGCCTGCCACGTGCCGCGCGACGCCCTGGGTGGTCAAAGCGACCTGCTCGGTCTCTCCGGCGGCCTCATTCCCATGCAGCGCTGGTACGCGCCTTCACTGCTCGACCCGGCAGAGGCCGGCGTGCAGAACTGGTCGGTCGACGAGATCGTGGCGCTGTTCAAGGACGGCCGCGCGCGCGACGCGCTGGTGAGCGGCCCCATGGCCGAGGTGGTGCAGCACAGCACGCAACACTGGAAGGCCGAAGACCTCCAGGCCATGGCGCGCTACCTCCAGCAACTGCCGGTGGAACACACCACCCGCCGCCAGGCGCCCAGCGCGCCCGATTCGCGCACCCTCAGCGCGGGCGCCAAGCAGTACGAACAGCATTGCGCGCAGTGCCACGGCGCCCAGGGTGAGGGTGTGCGCCACAACGGCGCCATCGCCTACCCGCCGCTGGCCGGCAACCGCACGGTCACCATGGCCTCGCCCGCCAACCTGGTGCAGATCGTGCTCAATGGCGGCTTCGGGCCGGTCACGCGGGGCCACCCCCGCCCCTTCGGCATGCCGCCTTTCGTGCTGCAGATGAGCGACAGCGAGCTGGCCGAGGTGCTGAGCTATGTGCGCACCCAGTGGGGCAACCAGGCCGAGCCGGTGAGCTCGCTGGACGTGCAACAAATGCGCGGACCGCTGAGATGA
- a CDS encoding c-type cytochrome, whose amino-acid sequence MSFLSRLSARRHWPQALLFAAGCMLLPATAQTVRFEDSMAQRLLACTACHGAQGRAAPDGYYPRLAGKPAGYLYNQLLHFRDGRRVYPLMTHLLTPLNDTYLQEIAEHFAAMEVPYPAPVRVNASPQDLQRGEQLALRGDASRNLPACVACHGSALTGVKPATPGLLGLPRDYLNAQLGAWRAGLRKAHAPDCMADIARGLGASDIAAVSAWLATQPVPADAHAVAPSATPLPLQCGSALLPTGGRP is encoded by the coding sequence ATGAGCTTCCTCTCCCGCTTGTCTGCGCGCCGACATTGGCCGCAAGCCCTGTTGTTCGCGGCCGGCTGCATGCTGCTGCCGGCCACCGCGCAAACCGTGCGCTTCGAAGACAGCATGGCCCAGCGCCTGCTCGCCTGCACCGCTTGCCATGGCGCCCAGGGCCGCGCCGCGCCCGATGGCTACTACCCGCGCCTGGCGGGCAAACCCGCAGGCTATCTCTACAACCAGTTGCTGCACTTTCGCGACGGCCGGCGCGTGTACCCGCTGATGACGCACCTGCTCACCCCACTGAACGACACCTACCTGCAGGAGATCGCCGAGCACTTCGCCGCCATGGAGGTGCCCTACCCCGCTCCGGTCCGCGTGAACGCCTCGCCGCAAGACCTGCAGCGCGGCGAACAGCTCGCCCTGCGCGGTGACGCCTCGCGCAACCTGCCCGCCTGCGTGGCCTGCCACGGCAGTGCGCTCACCGGCGTGAAGCCAGCCACCCCGGGCCTGCTCGGCCTGCCGCGCGACTACCTCAACGCCCAGCTCGGTGCGTGGCGCGCTGGCCTGCGCAAGGCGCACGCGCCCGACTGCATGGCCGACATCGCCCGCGGCCTCGGCGCGAGCGACATTGCCGCCGTGAGCGCCTGGCTGGCCACCCAGCCCGTGCCCGCCGACGCGCACGCCGTCGCACCTTCGGCCACCCCACTGCCGCTGCAATGCGGCAGCGCGTTGCTCCCCACGGGAGGCCGACCGTGA